The Planctomycetota bacterium nucleotide sequence AGCTGGACGTGTCCTGCGAAGCGTGTCACGGCCCGGGGTCCAACCATGTCGACTGGGCCTACGGCAATATCGCCAAGCGCTGGCTCATCGGGTCCAGTCGCGGCATCGAGAATCCGATCAAGTCGCTCAGTTCGCTGCCGCAAATCAATACGTGCATGCCCTGTCACTCCCGCCGTCAGATTCTCGATGACAATTATGTGCATGGCGAACCGTACGACGATCACTATGAGCTGGAGACGCTCGAGCCGGGGCTTTATCACGCGGACGGGCAGATCCTTGACGAAGTCTACGTGACCGGGTCGTTCATGCAGAGCAAGATGTATCACCGCAACGTGCGCTGCACCGATTGTCACGACCCGCATTCGCTCAAGCTCATCACGCCCGATCATCAGCCGACGAATAATCTGTGCGTCCGCTGTCATGAAGGCCACCCCGCCGAGAAGTACGACACGCCCGCCCATTTTCATCACGCTCCCGGCACGCCCGGCTCCAGGTGCGTCGACTGCCACATGCCCGGCAAGAACTACATGGTCGTCGATTTCCGCCGGGACCATAGCATCCGCCTGCCCCGCCCCGATCTGACCGTCAAAATCGGCGTGCCCAATGCGTGCGACAATTGTCACGCCGACAAAGGCGCGAAATGGGCGGCGGACAAGGTCGTCGAATGGTTCGGGCCCAAGCGCGCCGTCGATCCGCACTACGGCGAGGCGCTTGCCGCCGGGCGCGATGGGGCCCTCGATGCGCCGGCGAAACTGGCACGTGTCGTCGGCGATCCGACGCTGCCCGTCATCGTCCGCGCTACGGCGATCCGCCTGCTGAGCAACTATCCGGTTCCCGAAGCCGCCGCGTCGATGATTTCCGCCCTGACCGATCCCGCCGCGATGGTGCGGGCGCGGGCCGCCGAAGGCCTCGTGCATGTCGACCCCAAGCAGCGCCTCGCCGCCGTCGCGCCGCTGCTTGCCGATCGCGTGAAGCTCGTGCGCGTGTTGGCGGCCCGGTCGCTCGCGTCGGTGCCGCCGGAGATGTTCTCCGCCGAGCAGCGCAAGCAGTTCGACGCCGCGCTTGCCGAGTATGCCGCGTCGCAGGACGCCTTCGCCGAGATGCCCGGAGCGCACATGAATCTGGCGCTGCTCTACACGGACATGAACCAGCTCGATCGCGCGGAGCAGGAGTATCAGACCGCGCTGCACCTCGACGCCGGTTTCTCGCAGGCGAAAATGAACCTCGCCATGCTCTACAACCAGCAGAACCGCAAGGCCGACGCGGAGAAACTGCTCTCGGAAGTGATCGCCAGTCCGCGCGATCTGCACATGACCGCCGACTCGTGGAAGATGGTGCTCGGCGAGGCGTACTACTCCCGGGGTTTGCTCATTGCCGAGGAACCCAACCGTCTCGCCGACGCCGTCGAATCGCTCGATAAAGCCGCGGAACTTTTGCCCGACCGTCTGCGTGTGCAGTACAACGATGCCCTCGCGCTTCAGCGACTCGGGCGTGTCAACGAAGCTGAGGCCGCCTACCTCCGTGCCTACAAGCTGGACCAGACCAACGTCGACGTCGTCAACGCCATGTCGATCTTCTACGCCCAGACCAAACAGTGGGACAAAGCCATCACCTTCACCCAGTACCTCGCCCGTCTCGTCCCCGAAGCCCAGGAAATCCAGCAGCGACTGTTGATGCTTCGCCAAATGCAGAACGCCGGCCAGTAAATAACCCCGAAGCCCACGCCTTTCAGGCGTGGGTTCCCCTCTTATTTGCCCCCATCGACTGGCCCCGCCCCCTCATCGACCAACCGATTCAACGCATAATACAGCGTCCGATTCACGATCGGATGCGCCTCATCCGCCGTCGTCAGATTCGCCAGCGTCAGCTCATGGATGTACCCCGGCATCAACTCGCTGAGCGTCAGCGACACCGTCCGCCCATCCGCACTGACTTTGGCGGCGGTGACGGGGACGGCATGCATGCCGAATTGGTTGGACCCGTACTGTTGATGATACTCATAATAATATCGCCGGAATTTGTAGTTCGAGGCGTTGGAGGCCTGCTCGGAATTGAGCGGACGGGTGAATGTCAGCGTGAACCCGTCCTTCGTCAGATGCATGGCCTGAACTTCCGGCGGAACGACGCCCGTCCAGGTCAGCTTCTGCAACCCCGTCCCGCCCGACCAGCCGCGCACGCGCTTCGTGTGACCGACATACATCGCCCCCGCCGCATCGAAGCACATGCGGCTCACCCCAGCCGATAGCCCGGCATTGTCGTAGAAAACGACGCTCGCCCCCTGTAGTTCCCCACCGACATTTTCAAGCATCACGCGCATCAGCCGCGCCCGATTCATCTCGCCCACGAACATCTGTCCCGCGAACGGACCGAACTTCCCGCCCGTCGTGTCGCACAGCGGCTGCGTCGGCGAATTGGCCATCACGCCATGCGGAAACAGCACCGCCGCCTTCGTCCGCATCGCGTCCAGTTCCTTCACCGGCGTTTTCAATGGATCGCCTTCAAATCCGCTTTTCCACACCAGACTCGCCACGTGACCATAGAAATGATCCTTCATCACGTGATACAACGGACTCGTGCCGATCCAGTCACCCTGATTGTCCGTCACGAACAGATTGCCTTCCATGTCAAACCCCAGCCCGTTGGGAGAACGGAACCCTAGCGCAAACGGCTCGATTTTCCCCTCCGGCGTCACCTTCATCACCCACCCGCGCCACGGCACATACGAATACATCCGCCCCGCCCGGCCATTGGGCGCCGTCGCCCCGCGCACTTCGTAGCGCACCCCCGCGCCGTTCGAAGCCGTGTTCAGCGAAATGTAGAAATTACCGTCTTTGTCCATGACCGGCCCGAATGCAAATTCGTGATAATTGCCCGTCATCCCGAAATCATCCGTGACGGTGATGTACTGATCCGCCACATTGTCGCCGTCCGTGTCGCGCAGCCGCGTCAGTTCCGGCCGCTGCATCACAACGACTTCATGATCGTTGATCGCCACGATCCCCAACGGTTCGTGCAGCCCCTCCGCGAACTGCTTCCATGTCTTTTTCGCCGGGTCGTACATCCAGACGCCATCGCGGTGGAAACACACCGCGATGCGCCCGTCAGGCATCATCGCCACGCCGTCCACCTCCGCGGGGACGTCCTTGGGCGTCTCGATATTTTCGATCTTGTAGTACTGCTCGATCTCGCCCAAAGCATGCGGCGGCGCCATCACGGCTGTCAGAACAATCGCACAAAACAGATAACGCATGAACATCATGGCGCCTCCCGCTTGTAAATCTTTTCAAGTTCCGTTTCGCTCAGCGCCCGGTCATACAGGCGGGCTTCATCCATGAGTCCTTCATAGAACGCATCTCCCCCGCGCGAGCCGACGAAGACATGGGCATCGGGCATGTCGAGTTTGACGGGCGAGCCCGTTTCGATGCGCTTGCCGTCGACGTAGAAGCTCGCCTTCCCATCCCCGACGATCAGCGCGACATGGTGCCACTCTTCGCGCGTCGTCGTCTTCATGTGCCATGCATGCGTCGTGTTTCCATCAGCGACACTGGCGGCAAAGCCCTCGGAATCCACGCGAATCCCGACGGACTTGTCCGCTTCGCCGGCGCCGATGAGGTACGCGCCTTCCTTGGCGACCTTGCGCACGTTGACCCACGCCATCATGGTCAGCCCGTCCTTAAGCTGGTTCGTCGTGACGCCCGAATCGAGCTCCGCGTTCTTGCCGTTGAATCGCAGCGCCTGCCCGCGCACGCCCGGCTCGGGGCTCGGGCACTTGTCCCATTGTTGATCGTTCATCGACCAGTAGCCGATGGGCTCGACCTTTGGCCGATTGGTCATGCGGATGGTGAATTGTCTGCCCTGTTCCGCGGAGAGCTTTAATTCGCCATTTTCAAAGCCGCCGATCGAGCTTGCGAATGCCGCGCCGCTGTCGGGGTCAGTGATGAGCGTCACCGACTGATCGAGCTTGTCGATTCGGAAGGTTTGCGCAAGGCCGTGCGGCATCGGCGTGATGAGCTGATGCACGCGGTATCCGTCCACGTCATACTCAAACTCCGGCAGCGATTCGATGAGCGTGTACCCGCGGAAGTGAACCACGGGCGGGTGATCGGAGTTGCCGAACCGCAGGGGAAACGCATCATCCGCCCGCCACCAGATGCGGCCGAGCACATGGGCGAACCCGTCCGCTTTGGCTTCGAGAATCGCCAAATCGTCGATGAAATCGCCGGTCCATGCGTACCGCAGCCGGCAGGCGCCCGCGTCAAAACAATATGACTGTTCGCCGGGCAGATGCACCGCGATCGCCGCCGGCCCGCAATCGCGCATGAACGTGCGGTAGACGATCGGCTTCATGGCGTCATGATGATGATGAGCCATCGCCGGCATCGGAGGCGGCAGATTCGGATCTTTATCTTCCGGCGGCAACGTCAGCTTCTCGCCTACGTACAGCGCCCCGTACATGACAAACCCATGTCCCGGAAAAGTGCAGACATAGGGATACACGCCCTGGACTTTCGGCGCGGTGAACTCCAGCTTCGCGCTCTCGCCCGGCTCGATCGCCGGGACGGAAAAGAGCACCTTG carries:
- a CDS encoding tetratricopeptide repeat protein, with product MPETASKSRRPLYVTCVLIVALVISVVLGARGTSHPAAQFVGRSSCIECHKPQAALYKDSDHDRAMDHAAPDTVLGDFNNATFTAFGVTTTFFKRDNQFFVNTEGPDGQLHDYPIKYTFGVKPLQQYLVEFPGGRIQCLPIAWDVNLKKWYHLHPDEHIAPHDPLFWTQRLQNWNYMCASCHSTDLHKNYDAKTDTYHTKWSELDVSCEACHGPGSNHVDWAYGNIAKRWLIGSSRGIENPIKSLSSLPQINTCMPCHSRRQILDDNYVHGEPYDDHYELETLEPGLYHADGQILDEVYVTGSFMQSKMYHRNVRCTDCHDPHSLKLITPDHQPTNNLCVRCHEGHPAEKYDTPAHFHHAPGTPGSRCVDCHMPGKNYMVVDFRRDHSIRLPRPDLTVKIGVPNACDNCHADKGAKWAADKVVEWFGPKRAVDPHYGEALAAGRDGALDAPAKLARVVGDPTLPVIVRATAIRLLSNYPVPEAAASMISALTDPAAMVRARAAEGLVHVDPKQRLAAVAPLLADRVKLVRVLAARSLASVPPEMFSAEQRKQFDAALAEYAASQDAFAEMPGAHMNLALLYTDMNQLDRAEQEYQTALHLDAGFSQAKMNLAMLYNQQNRKADAEKLLSEVIASPRDLHMTADSWKMVLGEAYYSRGLLIAEEPNRLADAVESLDKAAELLPDRLRVQYNDALALQRLGRVNEAEAAYLRAYKLDQTNVDVVNAMSIFYAQTKQWDKAITFTQYLARLVPEAQEIQQRLLMLRQMQNAGQ